The nucleotide sequence CGCCCCAGCGTTGCACGGATGAATTTGCCGTTTCTTTTTCTGGAGATGCAAAAGCTCTTTACCCCGCTGACTCCCACACGGATACGCAGACCGTTAACAACTGTATCGCCATACTCAATCTGCCCTCGCTCTGCAGGTGGCAGACTTTCAAGTTTTGCTTTTGTGAATTTGAACGTATCCACCAGAACCTCACACCAACCGATTAGGGTATCCTGCAAATCGCTTGCAGCACTCTAGGATACTTATAGGATACCAGAGTGCGGGATTTTGAGGTATTTCTAAGTAATAACTGGTATGAGACGAATTATCTAAATAATTGAAATTATATGAAAAGTATTTTTAGGTAACATTTTGGTCAAAAACTCATAATCGCTTGGTCACTGGTTCAAGTCCAGTAGGGGCCACCAAATTCTATTAAAATTATTTGCTCTCAAACATTTCCTGAATTTTATCTATCCATGTTGTAATTTCGCTTATTCCTCCTGTCGCGAAAAGAACACTAAAATCAATAAATTTTTCCCCCGATTTATTAGCAGCTCCAGCTAGAAACTCTTTCAGTAATGTTTTAAATTCAATCGAATTTTTATCAGGTATTGCTTTTTTCACTTTTTCAACTAACTCTTTACGCTCATCATCTGAGAAAAAATCTTCAAGTAAATCTATGAATGACTCCTGTGATATCTTAACTATTTCACTATTAAATGAATTATCTGCGAAATGCCCTAAGGATTTTAATTTTCCTTGAATTCCTTGTTTAACATATAAGTCTTCAATAACCATGATTATTTTTGCTGAAGCCCCCTGTTTACTCTCACCTTGTAATTTCGCTCTATGTAACAATGCAAAAAATTCACCTTTAATATAATTATCAGCATCATCATTGAGCAGAAATTGTAATTTAGCTTTATGTTTTATTGATTTAACTCTAGCTTCTGTAATTTTTAACTTTATACTTAGTTCATAATTTTTATCATTTTTTAAATCATCACAATATTGCATCAATAAATGCATAACTAATGTATCAATATCACTCTTATTTAAACTACCAAATCCACCATTTAGATAATATTTTAAAAATGTATCTACGAAACCATCTTTATCTTTTATATTCAGTTCACTCATACTATCCTCGTTTAATCTAAAATAAATATTTTAACTATAGAGCAAAATTTCCAATAGATTGCCTAATCTTTAATTAATTAGAACAAGCTCAAAGAAATAAAAAATTTCCAAAAAAATTAATTAGATAGTCTCTTATTTTATTGCAATAATATTCTCACAATTCAAATCTTGTCTTATATAATTACTATTATGGTCATTCGTCCTAATCAACACTGGTTCTTTCGGTTATTTGATTGGCATGGTTCTGTGCTTTCAAAAATAATCTTTCGTTTATGCCTTAATGTTATTATGTCAATTATCGCTATTTTGATTTATCAATGGTATGAACAATTAGGAATACACTTAACAGTTGCTCCTTTTAGTTTACTCGGTATTGCCATCGCAATATTTCTTGGTTTCAGAAATAATGCAAGCTATAGCAGGCTTGTGGAAGCCAGAACCCTATGGGGTAATATGTTAATTACTCATCGTAATATATTAAGAAATATAAAAGCATTATTACCTGAAGATAAACAATTTAATCGAGATTTTTCTAATTTATTAATTGCTTTTAGTTGGAGCTTAAAACACGAGCTAAGAAAAACAGATCCAATGGTTGATCTTTACCGCCTATTACCTCGAACTTTATTTAATGAAATAATGAATAGCCCTTATCCCACTAATCGTATTTTATTACATATCGGTTTAAAAATAGGTGAATTGAGAGATAACAAGATGATAAGTGACGTTATTTTTCAATCAATTAATAAAGATATTAATAATTTATCTGATGTACTCGGAGGTTGCGAACGGATCTCAAATACCCCAGTTCCATTTGCTTATACTTTGATATTGCAACGTACTGTTTATTTATTTTGTACATTATTACCTTTTGCTTTGGTAGCCGATCTCCATTATATGACACCGTTTGTATCAGTTTTTATCTCTTATACTTTTTTATCTTGGGATTCATTAGCTGAAGAATTAGAAGATCCTTTTGGTGTATCTGCAAATGACTTACCCTTAAATGCCATTTGTAATACAATTGAAAGAAACTTATTAGAAATGCAAGATATTTCCCCATTACCGATAACTGTAAGACCAGATAAACATTATAATTTACTATGATCAATAAATAATAATATAAAAAAACAGTGTAAAAAATCACACTGTTTTTTATTGTTACTGATCATTTAAAAGCTAATGTGTTCTCATTCCCGCACTGTACATTAATAATTTAAATAAAGAAGCAATAATTGCTAAACTTAGTACACTTAAAGTCCAAATAATTATCATCCATCCTATTTTTTGATACCAATGTGCTTTTTTTTGAATAGGTTTTATTATTAAAAAATGACTAATGTTTGTCCCAAATTGGTACGCCATAACGAGTCCCGATACGACTCCCATACCAAAATTGATATAAAGTGAGATAACTCGACTCTTTTGTTTTTAGCCAAAAACCTTCTAATAAAGCTAAAAAGCTTGCTAAGCCTATTGTAATGGCAGGGAAAATAATATGAAAAGAGACAGTGAAAGCAAATTGTATTCTAGCTAAGTGAAATGCATCTAATCCAAACATAATGCCCCACCTAGTATAAATCTATTTGTCATAAATTTATTCATTTCTATTTTCCTATTTTCCTATTTTTATTTTTCTCAAATAAATTATTCTTAATTTTTAATTATTAATACCAATTACCTTTATTCCATTTTTGGAAAATTAAAAATAAAAGTATTTAATTTATATTTATATATTATTCATATAATCATCTTTATCTTTTCTAATAAAAATAGAAATAATAATCAATTTTATATATTTAAATATATATCGATAATAAATTTGCACCACATTGATTAACAAGTACATTTTAAAAAATGTAGAGTTGCAGAGTGTATATTCACTAACGTGTTAATATTTTTAACCAGCCTATAACAGTTAGTCAAATAAATTGATTTTATTGAGCGATAGATATGCTCTATCACGCCTTAAAATATAGCGATAAAGCACTATTTAGAATGTTAGCTTCGTTGACAAATAAGACACATTGTTTTAACTTTTTAAACAACAGAAAATTCGTATGTTTATATAACTTCAGGATTACATACTTATTAACCATTAATGTTGATAAATTTAAATATATTCTTTAATTTAGACATCAATATATATTTAATTATATAACCATTTTAATTTTCATATTCACCTGCCAATATTTTTATAAACAAATATTATTATTTACGTTTTAGGAATGTATATATGAGTAAAAATAAATTGCCTATTCCTGGAGTAAAACCGTATAACGGACCCGCTGGAGGATGGGGAGCATTAAAAGCAACGGCAATCGCGGTACGCACTCAAATGGATGCATTTATTGCACCTAAAACATTGCTTAATACCAATCAACCTGATGGCTTTGATTGCCCAGGTTGTGCATGGCCTGATAAAGAGCACCACTCAACTTTTCAATTTTGTGAAAATGGTGCCAAAGCCGTAACTTGGGAAGCAACCAAAAAAAGAGTCACACCTGAATTTCTAGCTCAGAATACGGTCACAGAATTACTGAAAAAATCAGACTTTGAACTTGAAGGTTACGGTCGTTTAACCCACCCACTTTCTTACGATCCTATTACTGATACACTTATTTCTGTCTCTTGGGATCATGCATTTAGTCGTATTGGTGAACTATTAAGAGAAATTCCTTCACCAGATAGTGTGGAATTTTATACATCAGGTAGAGCCTCAAATGAAGCGGCCTATTTATTTCAGCTTTTTGCTAGAGAATATGGCACTAACAATTTTCCTGACTGTTCAAATATGTGCCACGAACCCACTAGCGTAGGATTGCCGCAATCCATTGGCATCGGTAAAGGTACAGTTTCTTTGGATGACTTCGACAGTACACAATTAATTATTGCTATCGGCCATAATCCCGGCACCAACCACCCTAGAATGATGGGAACACTACATGAAGTGGCTCGCCGAGGTGTTCCCATTGTCGTCTTAAACCCATTAAAAGAACGTGCATTAGAGCGCTTTACAGATCCTCAAAACGTAATTGAGATGGTAACTTATAGCTCAACCAATATTGCATCATCTTACTATCAAGTTAAGGCGGGAGGTGATGCGGCGGCTTTAAAAGGCATAATGAAAACCTTATTAACATGGGATAATGAGCGTGGCGATATTCTTGATCATGATTTTATTGCAGAACACACTCAAGGATTTGAAGCCGTTATTGACGATCTAAATCAAACGACTTGGCAAGATATTGAAAGCGAAAGTGGACTATCACAAGATTCCCTTGAAAAGGTTGCGCGACTCTATGCGAATTCACCAGCCACCATCATTACTTATGGTATGGGTATTACCCAACATAATAAAGGAACCGCAAATGTTCGCTTAATTGCCGATTTATTATTAATGAAAGGCAATATCGGTAAAAAAGGAGCAGGAATATGCCCACTACGCGGACACTCTAATGTTCAAGGTAATCGAACTGTAGGGATCACTGAAAAACCCTCTACAGAATTTCTGCAAAAAATAGAACAAACCTTCGGTTTCAAACCACCTTATAAACATGGTCATGATGCTGTTAATGCCATGCAAGCAATGGTTGAAGGTAAAGCAAAAGCATTAATTTGCTTGGGTGGTAATTTTGCTGTGGCATTGCCTGATCCAGAGCTTTCCTTTTCAGCAATGCGAAAATTGGATCTCAGTGTTCATATTGGAACAAAACTAAATCGCTCTCATTTATTAACCGCTAAAAATACCTTTATTTTACCTTGTTTAGGTCGTACTGAATCCGATATACAAGCATTAGGACACCAATCAATCACCGTTGAAGATTCTATGTCGATGGTACATGCATCATCAGGTAAATTAACACCCGCATCTCCCTTGCTAAAATCAGAACCCGCTATTGTTGCTGAAATGGCTGCCACTACGTTATCTAATAGCAAAACGCCTTGGATGAGATTCACTGAAAGTTATGAACTTATTCGTGACATGATTGAAAAAACGATCCCAGGTTTTGATAACTATAATCAACGCATTCGAGTACCTGGTGGATTTCGTATGCCACTTCCTGCGGTGGATAGAGTATGGGATACCCCAACAGGCAAAGCGATGTTTTCTGTTTTTGACGGAGTTAACGAGAATGAACCTGTCGCTGGAGAAGATATATTACGCCTAGTCACTATACGTAGTCATGACCAATATAATACAACAATTTATGCATTAGATGACCGCTATCGCGGTATTTTCGGTAGACGTGATGTGCTCTTTATGAGTGAGGTTGATTTAATCGCAAGAGGTTTAAAAGAAGGCGATAAAGTAACTATTGAAACCGTAAGTCAAAATAGAAAGCTACAGCTTAATGATATTACTGTTGTTTCATTTAGTATTGCACCGGGTACTGTTGCAGCTTATTACCCTGAAGCTAATGTTCTTATTCCACTGGACTATATTGATAAAGAAAGTGGAACACCTTCATATAAAGCGACCCCCGTTAGAATTTACGCTCAAAAAATGCAAGTTGCCTAATGTTTTAATTCAACTAAAAAATAAAAAGCTGGGTCTATTTTTAGGCTCAGCTTTTATTTTTATCTACAAACTCATATCAACTAAATAATTACGCATTTCAGTAAAGCATTTTTCAATAAGTATTGAGCGAGGCTCTTCTCGCCGAATAATAATACCAAGAGGAGAATTTATTGTGGCATCAGCAATAGGAACAACATCAAGATGTTGACTTAATTTTTCTATTCCTTTTGAAAGAGGAACGATAGAGGCACAAAATCCTGCATCGACTGATTGCATAAGATGAAGTGTAGAACTACTTTCAACTAATACTTTTGGGTGCAAATTATAGCGCTGGAATGCCAGATCAACCGATTGTCTAAAATGATTTTCTTTATTAAGTAGTGCCAATGGCAATTTAAC is from Proteus columbae and encodes:
- a CDS encoding DUF2474 domain-containing protein, with translation MAYQFGTNISHFLIIKPIQKKAHWYQKIGWMIIIWTLSVLSLAIIASLFKLLMYSAGMRTH
- a CDS encoding cytochrome ubiquinol oxidase subunit I — translated: MFGLDAFHLARIQFAFTVSFHIIFPAITIGLASFLALLEGFWLKTKESSYLTLYQFWYGSRIGTRYGVPIWDKH
- a CDS encoding bestrophin family protein, whose product is MVIRPNQHWFFRLFDWHGSVLSKIIFRLCLNVIMSIIAILIYQWYEQLGIHLTVAPFSLLGIAIAIFLGFRNNASYSRLVEARTLWGNMLITHRNILRNIKALLPEDKQFNRDFSNLLIAFSWSLKHELRKTDPMVDLYRLLPRTLFNEIMNSPYPTNRILLHIGLKIGELRDNKMISDVIFQSINKDINNLSDVLGGCERISNTPVPFAYTLILQRTVYLFCTLLPFALVADLHYMTPFVSVFISYTFLSWDSLAEELEDPFGVSANDLPLNAICNTIERNLLEMQDISPLPITVRPDKHYNLL
- a CDS encoding FdhF/YdeP family oxidoreductase, whose translation is MSKNKLPIPGVKPYNGPAGGWGALKATAIAVRTQMDAFIAPKTLLNTNQPDGFDCPGCAWPDKEHHSTFQFCENGAKAVTWEATKKRVTPEFLAQNTVTELLKKSDFELEGYGRLTHPLSYDPITDTLISVSWDHAFSRIGELLREIPSPDSVEFYTSGRASNEAAYLFQLFAREYGTNNFPDCSNMCHEPTSVGLPQSIGIGKGTVSLDDFDSTQLIIAIGHNPGTNHPRMMGTLHEVARRGVPIVVLNPLKERALERFTDPQNVIEMVTYSSTNIASSYYQVKAGGDAAALKGIMKTLLTWDNERGDILDHDFIAEHTQGFEAVIDDLNQTTWQDIESESGLSQDSLEKVARLYANSPATIITYGMGITQHNKGTANVRLIADLLLMKGNIGKKGAGICPLRGHSNVQGNRTVGITEKPSTEFLQKIEQTFGFKPPYKHGHDAVNAMQAMVEGKAKALICLGGNFAVALPDPELSFSAMRKLDLSVHIGTKLNRSHLLTAKNTFILPCLGRTESDIQALGHQSITVEDSMSMVHASSGKLTPASPLLKSEPAIVAEMAATTLSNSKTPWMRFTESYELIRDMIEKTIPGFDNYNQRIRVPGGFRMPLPAVDRVWDTPTGKAMFSVFDGVNENEPVAGEDILRLVTIRSHDQYNTTIYALDDRYRGIFGRRDVLFMSEVDLIARGLKEGDKVTIETVSQNRKLQLNDITVVSFSIAPGTVAAYYPEANVLIPLDYIDKESGTPSYKATPVRIYAQKMQVA